In the genome of Cryptococcus neoformans var. neoformans B-3501A chromosome 5, whole genome shotgun sequence, the window GGGCTCAACAATACTGGAGCTCATTCGTTCTCTTTCGAATTCGTTGTCTATATCATATGAAAGAATAGCAAGAATAGCAACGAATCTATACTTGGTGAATAACGCATTAGGGGAGGAGCATTATTCATCCTTCCATCGACGCGAGAGACTGGACGGAATACACTGTCTATTTTTATGTTATCACCACCATTACCATActgcatcatcatgcatgtcagcagcagcggtCGTCGGGCTATTTCTTAGAGTGATGAGTCATTCCTGAATTCCTCCTGCTGTTtgtcgttgttgttgacggTCCTGCTGGCTGCCCCTatttcttccattccttccaAGTTAAGTTCACTACTACCCAAATGACATACGAAAACTCCAATATGCATTCACAATAAGAGCATCATTTAGTCCCTAAAGCGGGTTCATCGGACAGCATGGTTTTCATAGTCAGCTGATAAAGTGATAACTCGCTATTGCTTTAAGGTAGGAAAGCAGTTGTCAAATATACCTTCTGACCGGGAATTAAGCCTTCGGAGTTCGGCATCCCTGATCAACTTCTAGAAGAGGCGGATTTCCCGGGAATCGATTCCCGTTTTCTACTGACCGCAACAATGAGAGCGCGATAAGGGGGAAACATGATAATTCGCCTGAATGCATCTTCTCAAGCTTAGTCTATAAAGGTGAGATACACTCTGAAAAACGAATGGCCTTTATCCCCCAATACGATGTCAAACCCCGGTTCAATGGATCGAATGGAGACTGACTACGACGTTGAAAAGGTCGACCTCGCCAGGCACGACGTTCTCTATGTTTCAGACGTAGCTCCTGTCGCAACAGGAAAACAACAGCTGGATGAGAGGCAGAATCGCAATGTAGGTGGCGGCTCGTTTTATTAATGGAAAGCGCTGATGCATTGTTTATCTTCCAGTATGATGCTGCTgcaatcttcttcgctgAGCTTGCTCGGCGCCCAGATGCTGACGAACTGATGGCCCCTTGGACcccaaaagaagaggaagctgtTAAGCGCAAGGTCTGTATTGTGTTAAGGGGCTAAGGTTAAAACTGATGCAGTACTGCAGCTTGATTTGATCGTCCTTCCATTGGTTACGatatctcttctcctcggaGGTACCGATAAGGTGATTCTTAGTACGGCCGCGACTTTCGGCTTGAAGACCGATCTTCATCTGGTCGGTCAGCAGTACTCTTGGGCCAGCTCAATCAGCAAGCTTCACTCATATCAGGCAGATGTAACTATCACTAACTCTGATTAGTTTTCTTTGGATCTATGCTCACTGTTCTCCCTCAAACATGGTTATGCCAAAGGCTTCCGACCGGAAAGGTGATTATACTCTTTGTATATTTTCGATATCACACTGAAACTTTTCAGATCTTTGCCACAaacgtcttcttctttggtgTCATGACGTTCGCTATCATGGGCGCAAAGAACGTCAGTTGAATATCGTACCACTTCGTTGGAGTGTGAAGTTAACCTTTTACAGGCTGCTTCCTTACAAGCTATCCGTTTTATTTTGGGTATGTTTGAGGGCATGAATACTTCTGGTGCAGGTTTGGTCGTAAGTCTCGTTGTTTATTGTAAGATTCTGGCTTATGCCAAGTATCTTCTACTAGATTAATATGTGGTGGCccaaagaagagcaaggttGGCGTACTGTCCTCATATTCAACACTTTCTCATCGGTTCTCAACGGCCTATTTTCGTAAGTATCTTCTCTTTGAGAAGGCAGGCACCCGCTGAAACTCCTATTAGCTATGCCGTGCAGTTTTATACGCCAACAAAGCTCCTATCTAGATGGCAATTGTTGTACCTCATCACAGCGTGAGTTCCTTCATGCACCTTTAGGACATCTCAGAGTTAAAGATAGGGCTGATATGGTGTAGCTGTATCTCTGTTGCCTTCGGCGTGGTCGACTGGTTCTGCCTTCCAGCTAACGCTACCAAGGCATGGTGGCTTGTAAGTAGCTGTTATCTCCAGCCTGATGATTGCTTACTGTCTACAATCAACCAGACCGACCGCCAGAAATACATTGCCGTCCAGAGGTTGGCTAAAAATCAGACAGGAATGGTTAATACCCATGTGAGTGAGCTGCTTTCAAAAACTGTCAATATCTGCTGACTCATGGAAGTTCAAATGGGACCATGTCAAAGAGGCTCTTTTGGATCTTCGCACATATCTTTACTTCCTGATCAGTATCACGTAGGTCCGTACTTCTCGCAAAAGTTCAACTCTAATGGCATTAATTTAGTTTGAACATCCCCAACGGCGGCTTAAGCGGTTTCTATTCCATCGTGATTCAAGGGTTGAATTTCAACACCAAACAGCTTTCCCTCTTGAACATCCCGACCGTATGTCCCTTCCGATCCAATTATTGAACAGCTCGAGCTGACATGTAACGCTGATAGGGTGTCATCGGATGGATTGCCGCTTTATTTTGGGTCTTCCTAGCCAAGTATACTCGacagcctcttctttgtgcCATGGGATCAGTCCTGGTGTGTCTTGCTGGAACCATCGTCCTAAAAGTAGTACCCAAATCAAACATCGGTGGCTCTCTAGCGGCTCTTTACATCGTATACATGTACTGGGCGCCATACATGGTGTTCGGGCAACTTCTCATGTATGCTAACGTTGGCGGCACTAGTAAGAAAGTAGCTGTTTTCACAATTTCTTATCTAGGTGAGACTCATTCTTCCAGCGATTTATTCAACGCTAACGTTTTGCAGGGTACTGTGTCGGTAATCTGGTTGGCCCTCAGTCCTTCCTCTCGAGAGAAGCACCGGGCTACCCCACAGCGTACACTGTGATGTTGGCAGGTTACTGCGTCTCAATCGGGTTAATGAGTCTTTATGGATTTCTTTGCTGGAGGGACaataagaagaaggttgcCCAAGGTACCGAATGGCAGAAGAGCGTAACGAGTCAAGACACTACGGTCCCtgaagaatggaaggatTTGACGGACAAGCAGGTAAGTCGGACATACTAACTACCATTTGCTTGTGATGGAAGTTTATTGAAACATTGCAGAACCCCAAGTTCCGATACACCTTCTGATGTCAGGAGAACGAGAGGGTGAGGGCAATGGCTCTTTGATTTTAATATGATACATAAGCTATTCTGAATTCGGCTTTGTTCGTTGGAACATGGTGTATGAATCGTCTTGAGTTGTAGATTAGTAGGATTGTCTTTAAGTACGTAGTTGTGCTTGGTTATGTCAAATTGTTGCCCATAATTCATCCGAGCAAGCACAGGAAACCAAATAGAACATCAACAACCAATTGAAACCGTTTACCGTCGGCCGTCGAAGAAACGAACTGTTGTCATGCCCGCCGGAGGATTATCTATTCCTTATTTGGTTCTCAACTTTAGAGCACTCCGCTGGCGGACATATCTCTCTTTTTTGGAGGGAATCTTTACTTTCcgttcgttcgttctgCTGCAGGCCTTTCGTTTTGACTTTTCCAATCCGGTATTCAGTACAAAAGCAACTTGTCGCAAATACCATACCTTCAGGGAGGATATGATGGTCCACGGGATCATTGTTGCTTCGGTGTTAGGTCATGCAAACAATGATATCCGGCTTTCGACAGAAGGGGAACGCCTCGACGGGTTTCGTTTCCCGAGCCCGGAACAGTACAACGGGTTCATGATTCCGCATAGTCATGGGCTTATCTTAGgctttttcatcatcatactCACTCTATTTTAAACACTATCGGGAACCTGTTCCCGTCTGTGAAAGTAGCTTGAGCCGCTCACTTGTGTCTCCGGTGATAACATTCAAAACGTGAGCGAGAGAGGTCATTTTCGCTTGTACAACCTCTAGCTCTTACATCACATCCATCAACTTAACCATTATGCCTGCACCAGTGAGCGACAAAGTCAAGATTTGCATTGATCGAGGGGGTACTTTCTGTGTAAGTTCTGTTAGAGTACCCACGAACAGATGTTGACCGGCGAGTAGGACATAATTGCTTTGAGTGAAAGCAAAGGAGACCATTTGGTCAAGCTATTGAGTGTAGATCCTGACAAGTACATTTTGCTTTTATCTGTATTCGTTCCCAGCTAATCTTAATAGCTACGCCGATGCGCCCACCGAGGGTGTCCGTCGTGTTCTGGAGTGGTTCACAGGCGAAAAGATCCCTCGTAACCAGCCTATCGACACCTCCAAGATTGAATACCTCCGCATGGGCACAACTGTGGCTACTAATGCACTTCTAGAGCGGAAAGGGGAGCGATGTGCTTTGCTAATTGTAAATGTTTTGATCTCCTTTGGTAACAGACAACTGATTGGGTGTATCTAGAACAAAGGCCATACCGATGCACTTGAGATAGCTTTCCAAACTCgccctttcctcttccagcttgCGGTTAAAAAGGTGACATTCCTCATTTGAATTGGACCTCGAGCTAATAAATGCGTTCAGCCCGATGTACTCTACTCCAAGGTTGTCGAGATTGACGAACGTATCATTCCGGAGTGGCAGGAatttgttgaagaaggtcgaaTGGTAGCTGAGAACGGTGACAGGCTGATCAAGACGAGTAGTGGCGTGACAGTACGAGAATTGAAACCGTTAGGCGAGTTGCTGCTATGTAATACTGTAAGATATGCTAACACCTagcagacgaggaagaagtgctAAATCAGCTCAAGGATTTATTTGAAGAAGGTTACCGATCCCTTGCAATTGTTCTCGCCCACTCGTACCTTCTtccagatgatgagcaacGTATTGCACAAATGGCCTGGGGCATGGGTTTTACGAATGTCAGCGTCTCATCCAGTATTGAGGCGAAGATTGGCTTCATTGCTCGCGGTCAATCAACTACTGCAGACGCCTATCTCACTCCCGAGGTCAAACGCTACCTCCAAGGCTTTGTCAAAGGTTTCAAGAATAGGCTGGAAGGATCACAGTGCAAGGTATCTTTTATGCAGTCAGATGGTGCTTTGGCCGATTTCAAAAGCTTCTCTGGTCTGAGGGCAATCCTCTGTGGGTCTCACGCTTTTATACTGTGTAAAGTAAGGGCTGACCAAGGGCTAGCTGGACCCGCCGGAGGTGTTGTCGGATACGCTCGTACTTCATATGACCCATTGGAAGGTTCACCGGTGGTTGGTTTTGATATGGGTGGAACTGTgatttttttcttttattCTCTTATATTGCATATGCGCTGATACAATGATAAATAGTCTACCGACGTATCGCGTTACAATGGCTCGTACGAACATGTGTTTGAGACGACCACTGCCGGTATCGCCATACAGGTACCTCAGTTAGATATCAACACCGTTGCGGCTGGAGGAGGGTCCATCCTGACCTATAGAAACCAAATATTCAACGTTGGTCCGGAATCGGCTGGTGCTCATCCCGGGCCTGCTTGTTATCGCAAAGGAGGACCTTTGACCGTGACCGATGccaaccttttccttggtCGATTGCATATCGACTCATTCCCTAAGAGTATGTGTAACCCTTGCAGACCGGCTTTGGCTGACTTTCAATAGTATTCGGCCCCAGCGAAGACATGCCCCTTGACTACGACATCGTCTGTCAAAAATTCGAGGAATTGACAACTTCCATCAACAAAGAGAATAAATCAAACCTTTCTCCTGCAGAAGTCGCCTTGGGGTTTATCAACGTTGCCAACTCTTCCATGGCTCGTCCGATCCGGGGTCTTACTGAGCAGAGAGGTTTCCGTACTAGTGCTCACAACCTGAGCTGTTTTGGTGGTGCAGGGGGTCAACATGCTACTGCTCTCGCTGCGCTTCTGGGGATGCACTATGTGATTGTTCACAAGTACGTCTCCCAGAGACTGCTTATGACCGTTGGCTAACGTCGAACACAGGTAttcctccatcctttcTGCGTATGGGATGGCTCTCGCGGAGGTTGCGGTCGACGTTTCCGAACCATTTGTCCAAGAGTTTTCGATGTCAGCCATGCCAGCTACTGAGGAGCGTTTAGGTGCTCTGAGGGCCCGAGCATTAAAGAAGTTGTCTGACCAAGGTGTCCAAGAACGAACTGTTGTGTACGATGATTACCTGAATCTTCAATATGCTGGCTCCGACACCACTTTGATGATCCTTCGCCCCACAGATGGCGACTTTGCTCGTGCTTTCGTGGAAGAGCATAAGCGAGAGTTTGCATTCACCCTCGATGCTCCTATCATGATTGCCGCTGTCCGCGTACGGGCTACCTCCAAGACCACCTCCCTTGATCTTAGCGAACAATCACCATACGTGGATGAGCTCCGACAGCTGGAGGCCAGTAAGATCACTCCCCTTAAACCACAGCCTTTCGCTTCAAACTCAGTGTACTTTGAGGAATTGGGCAAGTTTACAGACGTGCCTTTGTATCGATTGCAAGATCTAGTCCCTGGGATGAAGGTCGCTGGgccttccatcatcctcgatAACACTCAAACAGTTGTACTGCACCCTCAAAACACAGCCAAAATTCTCAAGTCTCATGTTTTGTAAGTTGTCTGTCGTCATCTGTGCAGCTTTCTGACAATAGTATCAGTATCGATGTAGGCTTAGGTCCGAGAAAGGCAGTTGACCTTAATTCCGTCGATCCCATCCAATTGTCTATCTTCAGTCACCGCTTCATGGGTATCGCCGAACAGATGTGTCGTGCTTTACAAAAGACTGCTGTTTCTGTTTCTATCAAGGAACGTCTCGAGTAAGTAATGCTCACACATGGCTTTATGTTGCTAACGTTATTCAGCTTCTCATGTGCTCTTTTCGATGCTGGCGGGGAACTAGTTGCCAACGCACCAAATGTGCCGGCTCATCTTGGGTCCATGCAGTACGCTGTTGTGTATCAGGCCAATAGGCGTAAAGGGGAGCTTCGGCCTGGGGATCTTTTGGTATCCAATACCCCGGAAGCCGGAGGTGGCCATCTTCCCGATATCACTGTAGGACTTACTTATCTCTCATGAACAAACACTAATGACCACGTTAGGTGATTCAACCTGTCTT includes:
- a CDS encoding hypothetical protein (HMMPfam hit to Hydant_A_N, Hydantoinase/oxoprolinase N-terminal region, score: 252.6, E(): 6.5e-73; HMMPfam hit to Hydantoinase_A, Hydantoinase/oxoprolinase, score: 417.9, E(): 1.1e-122; HMMPfam hit to Hydantoinase_B, Hydantoinase B/oxoprolinase, score: 579.0, E(): 3.7e-171), with the protein product MPAPVSDKVKICIDRGGTFCDIIALSESKGDHLVKLLSVDPDNYADAPTEGVRRVLEWFTGEKIPRNQPIDTSKIEYLRMGTTVATNALLERKGERCALLINKGHTDALEIAFQTRPFLFQLAVKKPDVLYSKVVEIDERIIPEWQEFVEEGRMVAENGDRLIKTSSGVTVRELKPLDEEEVLNQLKDLFEEGYRSLAIVLAHSYLLPDDEQRIAQMAWGMGFTNVSVSSSIEAKIGFIARGQSTTADAYLTPEVKRYLQGFVKGFKNRLEGSQCKVSFMQSDGALADFKSFSGLRAILSGPAGGVVGYARTSYDPLEGSPVVGFDMGGTSTDVSRYNGSYEHVFETTTAGIAIQVPQLDINTVAAGGGSILTYRNQIFNVGPESAGAHPGPACYRKGGPLTVTDANLFLGRLHIDSFPKIFGPSEDMPLDYDIVCQKFEELTTSINKENKSNLSPAEVALGFINVANSSMARPIRGLTEQRGFRTSAHNLSCFGGAGGQHATALAALLGMHYVIVHKYSSILSAYGMALAEVAVDVSEPFVQEFSMSAMPATEERLGALRARALKKLSDQGVQERTVVYDDYLNLQYAGSDTTLMILRPTDGDFARAFVEEHKREFAFTLDAPIMIAAVRVRATSKTTSLDLSEQSPYVDELRQLEASKITPLKPQPFASNSVYFEELGKFTDVPLYRLQDLVPGMKVAGPSIILDNTQTVVLHPQNTAKILKSHVFISIDVGLGPRKAVDLNSVDPIQLSIFSHRFMGIAEQMCRALQKTAVSVSIKERLDFSCALFDAGGELVANAPNVPAHLGSMQYAVVYQANRRKGELRPGDLLVSNTPEAGGGHLPDITVIQPVFDDAGKEIVFWVAARGHHTDIGGLGGNSHHPDQSVRAEEGVAFESTFAIRDGVFNEQEIVDIFMKAGDYPGCKPTKRIDHNLSDLKAQCSACAVGTIQLHALFDEYGKDVVHFYMKAIRDNAEACTRDALKSYAGRTFRATDHFDDGTVVKLKIDIDENGTGTFDFTGTGPEVLANFNAPEAITRSGLLYCLRTMSGTDIPMNAGVLAPLNIIIPQGSVLSASEDAAVSQGNGEVAQRVADIVFTAFNVMSGSHGSMNGTHLMYKKHTWAETTCGGASAGPTWDGQSAVHTNMTNTRIGDLELLETRFPAILREFSIRRGTGGAGRYRGGDGICRIYEARVAMEASHDGQRRVIAPHGSSGGLDGERGASYLKKKKLNGGYRVVKLKPAHQVQMRVGEQLIVHTAGAGGWGTPVDLIEEGYNREGNNYNHVKSKEGSKPPPFTRGNGSVSQWGQAQAECD